The following are encoded together in the Erwinia sp. E602 genome:
- the fhuA gene encoding ferrichrome porin FhuA, with protein MTRETPVDYRTASPHRAAVSCCTPRTRSLPRCLQALLQGLIPLSLLLAGGAVRADEATMTVTAPEPVKEDAWGSAATIAAKRSVSGSKTATEIKKIPQSLSVVTRQELDTRQPQSVKEALGYTAGVMVDSTGPSAFYDNLKVRGFGEWNLDEYMDGLRLQGNNYAQPSVDPYLLERIEVLRGPSSVLYGRSNPGGVVSLFSKQPTGKRLREIQFKAGTRNLWQTGFDFGDVLNDDARYSWRLTGVARSGDTQAQGPKEKRYSIAPSFRWQPDEHTSLTLLTSFQHDPDVGFWGWLPRQGTVVPFTGRDGKQHKLPTNFMDGEKSTRLKRSQNLVGYRFSHDLNDNWQVRQNLRYMHLDSHYFGINGNGYKSPQTLMRASAKDDERLSNMDVDTQLEGSLSSGPVDHRLLFGVDYVHMRDDMSGWYGGAESIDMLAPHYGNDKVTAALYGWQNQLIKQQQTGLYTQDQAQWKRWLLTLGGRYDWAMTSSYDKDARKTTRKNDAQFTWRGGLNYLFNNGVTPYFGYSESFEPTSGTDFDKRAFVPSRGKQYEVGVKYLPSDRPVSVTAALFQLTRSHNLMSDPNHFRYQIQTGKLRSRGVELEAKGALNANINATAAYTYTDMRYSRDLGKNADKRPAQVPKNMASAWLDYTFHETALSGLKLGSGVRYVGSAWGNSRNDFKTTGFTVVDALMSYDLARFNLPGSSLALNVQNLFDRHYVASCGSDNMCFWGNDRRIIATATFQF; from the coding sequence ATGACCAGAGAAACACCCGTAGATTACCGAACAGCCTCCCCTCATCGCGCCGCCGTATCATGCTGTACGCCGCGGACGCGATCGCTGCCGCGTTGTCTGCAGGCTCTGCTGCAGGGGCTGATCCCGCTGTCACTGCTGCTGGCGGGCGGTGCTGTACGGGCAGACGAGGCCACGATGACCGTTACCGCACCTGAGCCGGTAAAAGAGGATGCCTGGGGTTCAGCGGCCACCATCGCCGCGAAGCGCAGCGTGTCCGGCAGTAAAACCGCAACTGAGATCAAAAAAATCCCCCAGTCGCTGTCGGTAGTGACCCGGCAGGAGCTGGATACCCGCCAGCCGCAGTCGGTGAAGGAGGCGCTGGGCTATACGGCGGGGGTGATGGTGGATTCCACCGGGCCTTCCGCCTTTTACGACAATCTTAAAGTGCGCGGATTCGGCGAGTGGAACCTTGACGAGTATATGGATGGCCTGCGGCTGCAGGGCAACAACTATGCGCAGCCCTCCGTTGACCCTTATCTGCTGGAGCGCATTGAAGTGCTGCGCGGCCCCTCATCGGTGCTGTACGGCAGAAGCAACCCGGGCGGGGTGGTGTCACTGTTCAGCAAGCAGCCGACGGGGAAGCGCCTGCGTGAAATCCAGTTTAAGGCGGGAACCCGCAACCTGTGGCAGACCGGCTTTGATTTCGGCGATGTGCTGAATGACGATGCCCGCTACAGCTGGCGGCTGACCGGCGTGGCGCGAAGCGGCGACACCCAGGCGCAGGGGCCGAAAGAGAAGCGCTATAGCATCGCGCCATCGTTCCGCTGGCAGCCGGATGAACATACCTCGCTGACGCTGCTGACCAGCTTCCAGCACGATCCCGACGTCGGTTTCTGGGGCTGGCTGCCGCGTCAGGGTACGGTGGTGCCCTTTACCGGCAGGGACGGCAAACAGCACAAGCTGCCGACCAACTTTATGGACGGGGAAAAGAGTACCCGCCTGAAACGCAGCCAGAATCTGGTCGGCTACCGCTTCAGCCACGATCTGAACGATAACTGGCAGGTGCGGCAGAACCTGCGCTATATGCACCTGGACTCCCATTACTTTGGCATTAACGGCAACGGGTACAAGTCTCCGCAGACGCTGATGCGTGCTTCGGCGAAGGATGACGAACGGCTGTCGAATATGGATGTGGACACGCAGCTGGAAGGCAGCCTGTCATCCGGCCCGGTGGATCACCGCCTGCTGTTTGGCGTTGACTATGTGCATATGCGCGATGATATGAGCGGGTGGTACGGTGGGGCAGAGTCGATTGATATGCTGGCTCCCCATTACGGTAATGACAAGGTCACAGCCGCACTTTACGGCTGGCAGAATCAGTTGATCAAGCAGCAGCAGACCGGCCTTTATACTCAGGATCAGGCGCAGTGGAAACGGTGGCTGTTAACGCTGGGCGGGCGTTACGACTGGGCGATGACCTCTTCGTATGACAAGGATGCCAGGAAAACCACCCGCAAAAACGATGCGCAGTTTACCTGGCGCGGTGGGTTGAACTATCTGTTTAACAACGGGGTGACGCCCTATTTCGGTTACAGTGAATCCTTTGAGCCGACCAGCGGTACCGATTTCGACAAGCGTGCCTTTGTGCCCTCCAGGGGGAAGCAGTATGAGGTCGGGGTGAAATACCTGCCTTCCGATCGGCCGGTGTCGGTGACCGCTGCGCTTTTTCAACTGACGCGCAGCCACAATCTGATGTCAGATCCGAACCATTTCAGATACCAAATCCAGACCGGCAAACTGCGCTCACGCGGCGTTGAGCTGGAAGCGAAGGGCGCGCTCAATGCCAATATCAATGCCACAGCCGCCTATACCTATACGGATATGCGCTATTCCCGTGACCTCGGCAAGAATGCCGATAAGCGGCCGGCGCAGGTGCCCAAAAATATGGCATCAGCGTGGCTGGATTACACGTTCCATGAAACGGCACTGAGCGGCCTGAAGCTGGGCAGCGGGGTGCGCTACGTCGGCAGCGCCTGGGGCAACAGCCGCAACGATTTTAAAACCACCGGCTTCACGGTGGTGGATGCTCTGATGAGCTACGATCTTGCGCGGTTTAACCTGCCCGGTTCATCGCTGGCGCTGAACGTGCAGAACCTGTTTGACCGCCACTATGTTGCCAGCTGCGGCTCAGACAACATGTGCTTCTGGGGTAACGATCGCCGTATTATTGCCACCGCTACCTTCCAGTTCTAA
- the thpR gene encoding RNA 2',3'-cyclic phosphodiesterase: MREQKRLFFGLELPQQCRQELIAWRAATFPAEAGQPMAADSLHLTLAFLGEVSEEKTRALMQQAGRIAQPGFTLTLDDAGHWPRSGVIWLGPRQAPRGLLQLAALLRSQAARSGCYQTPLPFHPHVTLLRQALQPVSLPPRNFCWSFPVERFVLFQSQFSRGRTRYQALAEWALR; encoded by the coding sequence ATGCGTGAACAAAAACGGCTGTTTTTCGGCCTTGAACTGCCGCAGCAGTGCCGGCAGGAGCTGATTGCCTGGCGGGCCGCCACCTTCCCGGCGGAAGCCGGCCAGCCGATGGCCGCCGACAGCCTGCACCTGACGCTGGCTTTTTTAGGCGAGGTGAGCGAGGAGAAAACCCGCGCGCTGATGCAGCAGGCCGGGCGTATCGCGCAGCCGGGTTTTACTCTGACGCTGGATGATGCCGGCCACTGGCCGCGCTCCGGCGTGATCTGGCTGGGGCCGCGCCAGGCACCGCGTGGACTGCTGCAGCTGGCAGCGCTGCTGCGTTCCCAGGCGGCGCGCAGCGGCTGTTATCAAACGCCGCTGCCCTTTCATCCGCATGTCACATTACTCAGGCAGGCTCTGCAGCCGGTGTCACTGCCGCCGCGGAATTTTTGCTGGTCATTTCCGGTTGAGCGCTTCGTGCTGTTTCAGTCGCAATTTTCCCGCGGCCGAACCCGCTATCAGGCGCTGGCAGAGTGGGCACTACGATAA
- the mrcB gene encoding bifunctional glycosyl transferase/transpeptidase gives MSDDREPIGRKGKQPKPPRSTAGRGRRREDEDDYDRDDEQEEEVTPVPRKGKGKGSTPRKRRGWFWLLVKLLVIFAVLMAIYGVYLDSQIRSRIDGKVWQLPATVYGRMVSLEPGMSYNKKEMIALLEGTQYREVTRMTRPGEFTVQGNSIEMIRRPFDFPDSKEGQIRARLTFSGDQLSDIKNLDSGRSFGFFRLDPRLITMLQSPNGEQRLFVPRAGFPDLLVDTLVATEDRHFYQHDGISFYSIGRAFLANITAGRAVQGGSTLTQQLVKNLFLTNERSLWRKANEAYMALIMDARYSKDRILELYLNEVYLGQAGNDQIRGFPLASLYYFGRPVDELSLDQQALLVGMVKGASLYNPWRNPKLALERRNLVLRLLQQQKVIDQELYDMLSARPLGVQPKGGVITPQPAFMQMVRNELQAKLGDKVKDLSGVKIFTTLDSVSQDAAEKAVEEGIPALRKQRGLNDLETAMVVVDRFSGEVRAMVGGADPQFAGYNRALQARRSIGSLAKPATYLTALSQPDAYRLNSWIADNPIALKQPNGQVWKPQNDDRRFSGQVMLVDALTNSMNVPTVNLGMTLGLPQVVDTWTRLGVPADQLKPVPAMLLGALNLTPIEVAQAFQTIASGGSRAPLSAVRSVIAEDGSVLFQSFPQAERAVPAQAAYLTLYTLQQVADHGTARALGAKFPKATLAGKTGTTNDLIDSWFAGIDGKEVAITWIGRDNNQPTKLYGASGAMQLYRRYLENQAPLPLQLTPPEDIAPMSVDSAGSFVCDSASSSWRRLPVWTTDAQALCQQQQQVQQQQMLQQQTPPQTQQGQQGQPQQNQQQNEQKDSDGVAGWIKDMFGQ, from the coding sequence ATGTCTGACGATCGCGAACCTATCGGACGTAAAGGAAAGCAGCCAAAACCCCCGCGAAGTACGGCGGGACGGGGCCGCCGCAGGGAGGATGAGGATGACTACGATCGGGATGATGAACAGGAAGAGGAGGTAACACCGGTGCCACGCAAAGGAAAAGGCAAGGGATCGACGCCGCGCAAACGGCGCGGCTGGTTCTGGCTGTTAGTCAAGCTGCTGGTGATTTTTGCGGTGCTGATGGCGATCTACGGCGTTTACCTGGATTCGCAGATCCGCAGCCGTATTGACGGCAAAGTCTGGCAGCTGCCGGCGACGGTGTATGGCCGCATGGTCAGCCTTGAGCCGGGCATGTCGTACAACAAGAAAGAGATGATTGCGCTGCTGGAAGGCACGCAGTATCGCGAAGTGACGCGCATGACCCGGCCCGGGGAGTTCACCGTGCAGGGCAACAGCATTGAGATGATCCGCCGCCCGTTTGATTTCCCCGACAGCAAAGAGGGGCAGATCCGCGCGCGGCTGACCTTCAGCGGTGACCAGCTCAGCGATATCAAGAACCTCGACAGCGGCCGCAGCTTCGGCTTCTTCCGCCTTGACCCGCGGCTGATCACCATGCTGCAGTCGCCGAACGGCGAGCAGCGCCTGTTTGTGCCGCGTGCCGGTTTCCCGGACCTGCTGGTCGATACCCTGGTGGCCACCGAAGATCGCCACTTCTACCAGCATGACGGTATCAGCTTCTACTCGATTGGCCGTGCGTTCCTTGCCAATATCACCGCCGGTCGTGCGGTGCAGGGCGGCAGTACGCTGACTCAGCAGCTGGTGAAGAACCTGTTCCTGACCAACGAGCGTTCGCTGTGGCGTAAGGCCAATGAAGCCTATATGGCGCTGATTATGGACGCGCGCTACAGCAAAGACCGTATTCTGGAGCTCTACCTGAACGAGGTGTATCTCGGCCAGGCCGGTAACGATCAGATCCGCGGCTTCCCGCTGGCCAGCCTCTACTACTTTGGCCGCCCGGTGGATGAGCTGAGCCTCGATCAGCAGGCGCTGCTGGTCGGCATGGTGAAAGGCGCGTCGCTGTATAACCCGTGGCGTAACCCGAAACTGGCGCTGGAACGCCGTAATCTGGTGCTGCGCCTGCTGCAGCAGCAGAAGGTGATTGACCAGGAGCTGTACGATATGCTGAGCGCGCGTCCGCTGGGCGTGCAGCCGAAAGGCGGCGTGATCACGCCACAGCCGGCCTTTATGCAGATGGTGCGTAACGAACTGCAGGCGAAGCTGGGCGATAAGGTGAAAGATCTCTCCGGGGTGAAAATCTTCACCACGCTGGATTCCGTGTCGCAGGATGCGGCGGAAAAAGCGGTGGAAGAGGGGATCCCGGCCCTGCGTAAGCAGCGCGGCCTGAACGATCTGGAAACCGCGATGGTGGTGGTCGATCGCTTTAGCGGCGAAGTACGGGCGATGGTCGGCGGTGCCGATCCGCAGTTTGCCGGCTACAACCGTGCGCTGCAGGCGCGCCGTTCCATCGGATCGCTGGCGAAACCGGCCACCTATCTGACCGCGCTGAGCCAGCCTGATGCCTATCGTCTGAACAGCTGGATTGCCGATAACCCGATCGCCCTGAAGCAGCCGAATGGCCAGGTGTGGAAACCGCAGAACGATGACCGCCGCTTTAGCGGCCAGGTGATGCTGGTGGATGCGCTGACCAACTCAATGAACGTGCCGACCGTTAACCTCGGTATGACGCTGGGGCTGCCGCAGGTGGTGGACACCTGGACCCGGCTCGGCGTGCCTGCCGATCAGCTGAAGCCAGTACCGGCGATGCTGCTCGGTGCGCTGAACCTGACGCCGATTGAAGTGGCGCAGGCGTTCCAGACCATCGCCAGCGGCGGCAGCCGTGCGCCGCTGTCGGCGGTGCGTTCGGTGATTGCCGAAGATGGTAGCGTGCTGTTCCAGAGCTTCCCGCAGGCGGAACGTGCGGTGCCGGCGCAGGCCGCCTACCTGACGCTGTACACGCTGCAGCAGGTGGCCGATCACGGTACCGCGCGGGCGCTGGGGGCGAAATTCCCGAAAGCCACGCTGGCCGGTAAGACCGGTACCACCAATGACCTGATTGACAGCTGGTTCGCCGGTATTGACGGTAAAGAGGTGGCGATCACCTGGATCGGCCGTGATAACAACCAGCCGACCAAGCTGTACGGGGCCAGCGGTGCGATGCAGCTCTACCGCCGCTATCTGGAGAACCAGGCGCCGCTGCCGCTGCAGCTGACGCCGCCGGAGGATATCGCGCCGATGAGCGTCGATTCGGCCGGCAGCTTCGTCTGCGACAGCGCCAGCAGCAGCTGGCGCAGGCTGCCGGTGTGGACCACGGATGCCCAGGCGCTGTGCCAGCAGCAGCAGCAGGTTCAGCAGCAGCAGATGCTGCAGCAGCAAACCCCGCCGCAGACGCAGCAGGGCCAGCAGGGGCAGCCGCAGCAGAACCAGCAACAGAACGAGCAGAAAGACAGTGACGGTGTGGCGGGCTGGATTAAGGATATGTTCGGCCAGTAA
- the fhuA gene encoding ferrichrome porin FhuA, whose product MATMRSKLSSTRTVNTRKRQLAVFVALSLSGIGSSVAAEEQTLTVSAQANGEAQESAWGPAATIAARQSATGSKTDTAIEKTPQSVSIVTRQEIELRQPQSVKEALGYTPGVMVGNRGSSNVIDALAIRGFSETNTNQYLDGLRLSSDYYSEFAIDPYFLERVELLRGPASVLYGKSSPGGVVAMVSKRPTTETLREVQFQMGTHNLYSTGFDFGGALDDSNEFSYRLTGLARSADTQQVKSKEKRYTIAPSFSWQPNADTHFTFLSYFQNEPETGYYGWLPREGTVVPLTDAAGSQHKLPTNFDDGEANYNGIARKQQMVGYSLDHKFDETWSFHQNLRLAKVNTDYRSIYGVGLIAGTTTLNRSIALSQEEMTNFAVDTQAQAKFATGDVDHTLLLGVDFQRNRNDVNAKFGYGLAAPLDLLNPQYGNESYTTNYPNNAVNKQQQTGLYAQDQLEWNRWVLTLGGRYDYAMTSVYNRIAASGVDPLDKRNDQAFTWRGGINYVFDNGIAPYFSYSESFIPTAGKSGDGKAFAPSRAKQYEGGIKFVPKDRPVVLTAALYELTKSKNLTTDPNNIFASIQTGEIRSRGVELEAKAAVNLNINLMASYTYTDAKYTDDTNLQGQHPVQVPRQMASLWADYTFTETALSGLTVGAGARYVGESVGRYTTGSQYNREFTVAPYTTVDATVKYDLARFGLPGSSVGVNVSNLLDREYVASCYQDYACYWGAERSITGTATFRF is encoded by the coding sequence ATGGCGACTATGCGCAGCAAACTTTCCAGTACCCGAACCGTTAACACCCGCAAGCGTCAGCTGGCGGTCTTTGTTGCCCTTTCCCTGAGCGGAATCGGCAGCAGCGTGGCGGCAGAAGAACAGACTCTGACCGTTAGCGCACAGGCGAACGGCGAAGCGCAGGAAAGCGCATGGGGCCCGGCCGCGACCATCGCTGCCAGACAGAGCGCCACCGGCAGCAAAACCGATACCGCCATTGAGAAGACCCCGCAGTCGGTGTCGATCGTTACCCGCCAGGAGATTGAACTGCGCCAGCCGCAGTCGGTGAAAGAGGCGCTGGGCTATACGCCAGGCGTGATGGTCGGCAACCGTGGTTCATCCAACGTGATTGATGCGCTGGCGATCCGTGGGTTTAGTGAGACGAATACGAATCAGTATCTTGACGGCTTACGTTTGTCATCCGACTACTATTCAGAATTCGCCATAGATCCTTACTTCCTCGAGCGTGTGGAGCTTCTGCGTGGCCCGGCCTCTGTGCTGTACGGCAAAAGCAGCCCGGGCGGCGTGGTGGCGATGGTCAGCAAGCGTCCGACCACCGAAACGCTGCGTGAAGTGCAGTTCCAGATGGGCACGCACAATCTCTACTCCACCGGATTTGACTTTGGCGGTGCGCTGGATGACAGCAACGAATTTTCTTATCGCCTGACCGGGCTGGCGCGCAGTGCCGATACGCAGCAGGTCAAAAGTAAAGAGAAGCGCTACACCATCGCACCATCGTTCAGCTGGCAGCCCAATGCCGATACTCACTTCACCTTCCTGAGCTACTTCCAGAACGAACCGGAAACCGGCTATTACGGCTGGCTGCCGCGTGAAGGAACGGTCGTTCCGCTGACAGACGCAGCAGGCAGTCAGCATAAGTTGCCAACTAACTTTGATGATGGTGAAGCCAACTATAACGGTATCGCCCGCAAGCAGCAGATGGTCGGCTACAGCCTCGATCATAAGTTTGATGAGACCTGGTCGTTCCATCAGAACCTGCGCCTGGCGAAGGTCAACACTGATTACCGTAGTATCTATGGTGTAGGGCTGATAGCGGGCACCACAACACTTAACCGCTCGATTGCGCTGTCTCAGGAAGAGATGACCAATTTTGCAGTGGATACGCAGGCACAGGCAAAATTCGCCACTGGCGATGTTGACCATACGTTGCTGCTCGGTGTGGATTTCCAGCGTAACCGCAATGATGTAAACGCTAAATTCGGTTACGGCCTGGCCGCGCCGCTGGATCTGCTGAACCCGCAGTATGGCAATGAAAGCTACACCACCAACTACCCCAATAATGCGGTGAATAAACAGCAGCAGACCGGTTTGTACGCGCAGGATCAGCTGGAGTGGAACCGCTGGGTGCTGACGCTGGGCGGCCGTTACGACTACGCGATGACCTCAGTCTATAATCGCATCGCCGCCAGCGGGGTTGATCCGCTGGATAAACGTAACGATCAGGCATTCACCTGGCGCGGTGGTATTAACTACGTCTTTGATAACGGTATTGCACCTTACTTCAGCTACAGCGAATCCTTTATCCCGACGGCGGGTAAATCCGGTGACGGCAAGGCGTTTGCACCTTCACGCGCAAAACAGTATGAGGGTGGGATTAAGTTTGTGCCTAAAGACCGCCCGGTTGTGCTGACGGCGGCGCTGTATGAACTGACCAAAAGTAAGAACCTGACTACCGATCCGAACAATATTTTCGCCAGTATTCAGACCGGTGAGATTCGCTCGCGCGGCGTGGAGCTGGAAGCCAAAGCAGCGGTTAATCTGAACATCAATCTGATGGCGTCTTACACCTATACCGATGCGAAATATACCGATGATACCAACCTGCAGGGGCAACATCCGGTGCAGGTACCGCGTCAGATGGCTTCGTTGTGGGCTGACTATACCTTCACTGAAACGGCACTCAGTGGCCTCACCGTGGGTGCAGGTGCCCGGTATGTTGGGGAAAGTGTTGGTCGTTACACCACGGGTAGCCAGTACAACCGTGAGTTCACCGTTGCACCGTACACCACGGTAGATGCAACGGTGAAATACGATCTGGCTCGCTTTGGCCTGCCAGGCTCGTCTGTCGGTGTTAACGTCAGCAATCTGCTTGACCGCGAATACGTTGCCAGCTGCTACCAGGACTATGCCTGCTACTGGGGCGCGGAGCGCAGCATCACCGGTACCGCCACCTTCCGTTTTTAA
- the hrpB gene encoding ATP-dependent helicase HrpB, translating into MSLLPVSAVLPELLTALQTSPQVLLAAPTGAGKSTWLPLQILKQADFEGKVLLLEPRRLAARNVAQRLAEQLGEQPGGTVGYRMRGESCSGQQTRLEVVTEGILTRMLQQDPMLEGVSLVILDEFHERSLQADLALALLLDVQQGLRDDLSVLIMSATLDNSRLREYLPQAPLIVSEGRSFPVERRYQPLAANLRFEQAVARQVSQLLREEHGSLLLFLPGVAEIQRVQRELAETVAADVDLCPLYGALSLAEQRRAILPAAAGRRKVVLATNIAETSLTIEGIRLVVDSALERSAQFDPRSGISRLLTQRVSQASMTQRAGRAGRLEPGICLHLLPAEQAERAAAYSEPEILNSDLAPLWLDVLQWGCHDVGQLRWLDTPPQAGIHAARQLLLQLGACEAAGPLTAKGRRMAVLGSEPRLAALLLAADGEPDAVASACQLVAILEEPQRGSSDLRDSFSRRLPQWQRRARQLQQRLGVSGGQADPARLPRLLAAAFPDRIARRRGDDGRYQLANGSGASLDHDDALTHYEWLIAPQLLQSGSQSEARILQALPISLEPLLRELPALVQKQTEVEWDDEKATLRAWRREQIGQLVLKSQPLAKPDAPDLHAAMLRWVRQKGLAVLNWSVQAQQLRLRLICAARWLPEHDWPAVDDAALLATLEQWLLPAMSGVGDGRALKQVDIYAALLQLLTWSQRQQLDSALPTHYTVPTGSRLPIGYHEDKPPVLAVRLQEMYGEAQNPTVAAGRVPLVLELLSPAQRPLQITRDLAAFWAGAWREVQKEMKGRYPKHLWPDDPANAQPTRRVKKFSTPN; encoded by the coding sequence GTGAGTTTATTACCCGTCAGTGCCGTGTTGCCTGAATTGTTAACGGCGCTGCAGACCTCCCCGCAGGTGCTGCTGGCCGCCCCGACCGGCGCGGGTAAATCCACCTGGCTGCCGCTGCAGATCCTTAAGCAGGCCGATTTTGAAGGCAAAGTTTTGCTGCTGGAGCCGCGGCGGCTGGCGGCGCGTAACGTGGCGCAGCGTCTGGCCGAACAGCTGGGTGAGCAGCCGGGCGGCACCGTGGGCTACCGCATGCGCGGTGAAAGCTGCAGCGGCCAGCAGACCCGCCTGGAGGTGGTGACCGAAGGGATCCTCACCCGCATGCTGCAGCAGGATCCGATGCTGGAAGGCGTGTCGCTGGTGATCCTCGATGAGTTTCACGAGCGCAGCCTGCAGGCGGATCTGGCGCTGGCGCTGCTGCTGGACGTGCAGCAGGGGCTGCGTGACGATCTGAGCGTGCTGATTATGTCGGCCACGCTGGATAACAGCCGCCTGCGCGAGTATTTACCGCAGGCACCGCTGATTGTCTCCGAAGGGCGCTCGTTTCCGGTCGAACGTCGCTATCAGCCGCTGGCGGCAAACCTGCGCTTTGAACAGGCGGTGGCCCGCCAGGTCAGCCAGTTGCTGCGCGAGGAGCACGGCTCGCTGCTGCTGTTCCTGCCCGGCGTAGCGGAGATCCAGCGGGTGCAGCGCGAGCTGGCGGAGACGGTGGCCGCAGACGTCGACCTCTGCCCGCTGTACGGCGCGCTGTCGCTGGCCGAACAGCGTCGGGCGATCCTGCCCGCCGCCGCCGGTCGGCGCAAGGTGGTGCTGGCGACCAATATTGCCGAGACCAGCCTGACCATCGAAGGGATCCGCCTGGTGGTGGACAGCGCGCTGGAGCGCAGCGCGCAGTTCGATCCGCGCAGCGGCATCAGCCGGTTGCTGACCCAGCGCGTCAGCCAGGCCTCAATGACCCAGCGCGCCGGCCGTGCCGGGCGTCTGGAGCCGGGGATCTGCCTGCACCTGCTGCCCGCCGAACAGGCGGAGCGCGCGGCGGCGTATTCTGAACCGGAGATCCTCAACAGCGATCTGGCGCCGCTGTGGCTCGACGTGCTGCAGTGGGGGTGCCACGACGTGGGGCAGCTGCGCTGGCTGGATACGCCACCGCAGGCCGGCATTCACGCGGCGCGTCAGCTGTTACTGCAGCTCGGTGCCTGTGAGGCCGCGGGCCCGTTGACGGCGAAAGGCCGCCGCATGGCGGTGCTGGGCAGCGAACCCCGGCTGGCGGCGCTGCTGCTGGCCGCGGACGGCGAGCCGGATGCGGTGGCCAGCGCCTGTCAGCTGGTGGCAATCCTTGAGGAGCCACAGCGCGGCAGCAGCGATCTGCGTGACAGCTTCTCTCGCCGCCTGCCGCAGTGGCAGCGCCGCGCGCGCCAGCTGCAGCAGCGGCTGGGTGTCAGCGGGGGGCAGGCCGACCCGGCGCGGCTGCCGCGGCTGCTGGCGGCCGCCTTCCCGGACCGCATTGCCCGACGGCGCGGCGACGATGGTCGCTATCAGCTGGCTAACGGCAGCGGGGCGTCGCTGGACCATGATGACGCGCTGACCCATTATGAATGGCTGATCGCGCCACAGCTTCTTCAGAGCGGCAGCCAGAGCGAAGCGCGCATCCTGCAGGCGCTGCCGATTTCGCTGGAGCCGCTGCTGCGCGAGCTGCCCGCGCTGGTGCAAAAGCAGACGGAAGTGGAGTGGGACGACGAGAAGGCGACGCTGCGCGCCTGGCGCCGCGAGCAAATTGGCCAGCTGGTGCTAAAATCACAGCCGCTGGCCAAACCGGACGCGCCCGATCTGCACGCCGCCATGCTGCGCTGGGTGCGGCAGAAGGGGCTGGCGGTGCTGAACTGGAGCGTACAGGCGCAGCAGCTGCGCCTGCGGCTGATCTGCGCCGCACGCTGGCTGCCGGAGCACGACTGGCCGGCGGTGGATGACGCGGCGCTGCTGGCGACGCTGGAACAGTGGCTGCTGCCGGCCATGAGTGGGGTCGGCGATGGCAGGGCGCTGAAGCAGGTGGATATTTACGCCGCGCTCTTACAATTGCTCACATGGTCACAACGTCAGCAGCTGGATAGTGCTCTGCCAACTCATTACACTGTGCCCACCGGAAGCCGCCTGCCCATCGGCTATCATGAAGATAAGCCGCCGGTGCTGGCGGTGCGCCTGCAGGAGATGTACGGCGAGGCGCAAAACCCCACCGTTGCCGCAGGCCGCGTGCCGCTGGTGCTGGAACTGCTCTCCCCCGCGCAACGCCCGCTGCAGATCACCCGCGATCTGGCGGCGTTCTGGGCCGGTGCCTGGCGTGAGGTGCAGAAAGAGATGAAAGGTCGCTACCCGAAACATCTCTGGCCTGACGACCCGGCAAACGCGCAGCCGACCCGGCGGGTCAAAAAATTTAGTACACCGAATTAA
- a CDS encoding phosphatase PAP2 family protein — MLSSVLLSPLAAQADQMTELLGQPPGVPLHAPDGSVNSQYYLPSPPDKGSADYKEDEAAYLKGYAMKGSPRWQQATTDADLHIANVAQIFSQVLGTPIDQKQTPATWTLLGNLLVAGAVDAPAAAKEHYMRVRPFVVFGHHTCQSVSDEEELRKNGSYPSGHTTFGTLTALVLAQIRPDRAQELAKRAWDYGQSRVICGAHWQSDVNAGRYVGAVEFARLQTLPAFQQALKQASAELKPTATQ, encoded by the coding sequence TTGCTGAGCAGTGTTCTGCTGTCCCCACTGGCTGCGCAGGCCGACCAGATGACCGAGCTGTTAGGGCAGCCGCCTGGCGTGCCGTTGCATGCCCCGGACGGATCGGTAAACAGCCAGTACTATCTGCCCTCACCGCCGGATAAAGGAAGCGCGGACTACAAAGAGGATGAGGCTGCCTACCTGAAGGGCTATGCCATGAAAGGTTCGCCGCGCTGGCAGCAGGCCACCACCGATGCCGATCTGCACATTGCTAACGTCGCGCAGATTTTCTCGCAGGTGCTGGGCACGCCGATTGACCAGAAACAGACCCCGGCGACCTGGACGCTGCTCGGCAATCTGCTGGTCGCGGGCGCGGTGGATGCCCCGGCCGCGGCCAAGGAGCACTATATGCGCGTTCGGCCCTTTGTGGTGTTTGGTCATCACACCTGTCAGTCGGTGAGCGATGAAGAAGAGCTGCGTAAAAACGGCTCCTATCCCTCCGGGCACACCACCTTTGGTACGCTGACCGCGCTGGTGCTGGCACAGATTCGCCCCGATCGTGCCCAGGAGCTGGCAAAGCGCGCCTGGGATTATGGCCAGAGCCGGGTGATCTGCGGTGCGCACTGGCAGAGTGACGTTAACGCCGGCCGTTACGTGGGCGCGGTGGAATTTGCCCGTCTGCAAACCCTACCGGCCTTTCAGCAGGCGCTGAAGCAGGCGAGTGCTGAACTGAAACCGACGGCCACACAGTAA